Proteins encoded in a region of the Synechococcus sp. BIOS-U3-1 genome:
- a CDS encoding alpha/beta fold hydrolase: protein MVSEAQQPWWQFQGHAVHGLCVGPGPDSGHLDRPAVLLVHGFGASTDHWRHNIPVLASTHEVHAIDLLGFGRSAKPEGLAYGGALWRDQLVAYVRERIGRPTVIAGNSLGGFAALAAGAELGDEAAGVVLLNAAGPFSDEQSAKPKGWWPSTRRSISSALLKNPVLQRLLFENLRRPATIRRTLNQVYIDKTNVDDELVEAIRRPSLDAGAFGVFRTVFDIPRGQPLDELFACLKSPLLLLWGIRDPWINAAGRRASFQRHAPEATTEVVLEAGHCPHDEVPDQVNAALLEWLSTLAGENKRDLQPSR from the coding sequence GTGGTGAGCGAGGCGCAGCAGCCCTGGTGGCAGTTCCAAGGTCATGCAGTGCACGGTCTCTGCGTAGGACCTGGTCCAGATTCAGGCCATCTTGACCGTCCTGCCGTGCTTCTTGTACATGGTTTTGGCGCTTCCACCGATCACTGGCGCCACAACATTCCAGTGCTGGCTAGCACTCATGAAGTTCATGCCATCGATCTGCTTGGTTTCGGCCGCAGTGCCAAGCCGGAGGGTTTGGCGTATGGCGGTGCTCTTTGGCGTGATCAGCTGGTGGCCTATGTGCGTGAACGCATTGGCCGGCCCACGGTGATCGCGGGCAATTCACTGGGTGGTTTCGCCGCTCTTGCCGCTGGGGCTGAGCTGGGTGATGAAGCGGCTGGTGTTGTGCTGCTGAATGCCGCTGGCCCTTTCAGCGATGAGCAGTCAGCGAAACCCAAAGGCTGGTGGCCGAGTACGCGGCGCTCGATCAGCTCAGCACTGCTGAAGAATCCCGTTCTGCAGAGGCTGCTGTTCGAGAATCTCAGGCGACCAGCCACGATTCGACGCACCCTCAATCAGGTGTACATCGATAAGACCAACGTCGATGACGAGTTAGTCGAAGCCATTCGGCGTCCCTCTCTGGATGCCGGAGCTTTCGGAGTGTTTCGCACGGTGTTCGATATCCCCCGCGGACAGCCGTTGGATGAGTTGTTCGCTTGTCTGAAGTCGCCCTTACTTTTGCTGTGGGGGATCCGCGACCCCTGGATCAATGCTGCAGGTCGTCGGGCTAGCTTCCAGCGCCATGCTCCAGAGGCCACCACTGAGGTGGTTCTTGAAGCCGGTCACTGTCCGCATGATGAGGTTCCTGATCAGGTGAATGCGGCATTACTCGAGTGGTTGTCGACCCTTGCCGGGGAAAACAAGCGGGATCTGCAGCCTTCCCGGTAG
- a CDS encoding aldose epimerase family protein has product MTFRQQSAPYAHWEFVHPSSGDRLRVVPERGGLVTEWLCNGREMLYLDRERFADPAKSLRGGIPVLFPICGNLPNDCLPLVSGDFTLKQHGFARDLPWQIALLADQSGVMLTLTDCADTRKAYPFGFRLQMEIRPLSAALEITITISNTSESESEPMPFSFGLHPYFNVSDLSSSAVEGLPGRCFNHLEMAEAETAAQLSRLAQGVDFLAHAAGPVTLVDEQAGTRLQLQHQEPMDLTVVWTDPPRAMVCLEPWTGPRQALISGDRRLALAQGESTTLSCRYSVI; this is encoded by the coding sequence ATGACCTTTCGCCAACAGTCCGCTCCCTACGCCCACTGGGAGTTTGTGCATCCCAGCAGTGGGGATCGCTTACGGGTGGTGCCCGAGCGAGGTGGACTGGTCACGGAATGGCTGTGCAACGGCCGTGAAATGCTCTATCTCGATCGGGAGCGCTTCGCTGATCCAGCCAAAAGCCTCAGGGGTGGCATTCCGGTGTTGTTCCCCATCTGCGGCAATCTGCCGAATGATTGCTTGCCGCTTGTTAGTGGTGACTTCACCCTGAAGCAGCACGGATTTGCTCGTGACTTGCCTTGGCAGATCGCGTTGCTGGCTGATCAGAGTGGAGTGATGCTTACGTTGACGGATTGTGCCGATACCCGAAAGGCTTACCCCTTCGGATTCAGGCTCCAGATGGAGATCAGGCCGCTCAGTGCTGCGCTCGAGATCACTATCACCATCAGCAACACCTCTGAATCTGAGAGTGAGCCGATGCCCTTCAGCTTCGGGCTTCACCCCTACTTCAATGTGAGTGATCTCTCCAGCAGCGCAGTGGAAGGTCTGCCTGGCCGTTGCTTCAACCACCTGGAGATGGCTGAAGCGGAGACTGCCGCTCAGTTGAGCCGCCTGGCTCAGGGGGTCGACTTCCTCGCGCACGCCGCCGGACCTGTGACGCTGGTGGATGAACAGGCAGGCACCCGGCTGCAGCTTCAGCATCAGGAGCCAATGGATCTCACGGTGGTTTGGACCGATCCCCCTCGAGCCATGGTTTGCCTTGAGCCCTGGACAGGCCCTCGGCAGGCGCTGATCAGCGGTGACCGAAGGTTGGCGCTGGCCCAAGGCGAGAGCACCACACTGTCTTGCCGCTATAGCGTCATCTGA
- a CDS encoding four-carbon acid sugar kinase family protein yields the protein MSAANAAAAEGGRKIVVIDDDPTGSQTVHSCPLLLRWDVQTLRLGLRHPSPLLFVLANTRALLPEAAAERNREIVAALEQALAAERMSDQQLLLVSRGDSTLRGHGVLEPAVLAEELGDRFGPVHATLHVPAFLPGGRTTVNGVHLLHGQPVHTTPFASDRSFGFSTSCLDAWLEEKSDGAIQAASVLRLQGQQLDRAAVQRKGEPCADGSNGFTALVNWLEALDGNCSVIVDAERQEQLDALGAAVQQLQGRRRLLFRSAASLINGLVDGGRQPIGPQPLEVRDLVNLRRCDPSGNWLPGLVLVGSHVPLADQQLRALLGESGCSGLELPVARIARVLEGSTPDWLLADLELEWLQSIQEVLGRQQTPVLYTSRGELHFGEGQAADRRRLRFGLALAQLTARLVAAFAPQLGYLISKGGITTGSLLADGLGLGTVLLEGQLMLGLSMVRPLPDDGISGVAGLPVITFPGNLGDGQTLAQAWRLMEQLEAG from the coding sequence GTGAGCGCAGCCAACGCTGCAGCGGCTGAGGGTGGCCGGAAGATTGTGGTGATAGACGACGATCCCACCGGGTCTCAGACGGTGCATAGCTGCCCTTTGCTGCTGCGCTGGGATGTGCAGACCCTGCGTCTAGGACTACGTCACCCTTCTCCGCTGCTGTTCGTGTTGGCGAATACCCGTGCTCTGTTGCCGGAGGCCGCGGCTGAGCGCAATCGTGAAATCGTTGCTGCGCTCGAGCAAGCTCTTGCAGCGGAGCGGATGAGTGATCAGCAACTGCTGCTGGTCAGCAGGGGTGACTCCACCCTTCGCGGTCATGGGGTGCTTGAGCCCGCTGTTCTGGCTGAGGAGCTTGGTGATCGCTTCGGTCCGGTGCACGCCACCCTGCATGTGCCCGCCTTTCTCCCCGGTGGACGCACCACCGTGAATGGGGTGCACCTGCTTCATGGTCAACCGGTCCATACGACTCCCTTCGCCAGCGACCGCAGCTTTGGTTTCAGCACCAGCTGTCTCGATGCCTGGCTGGAGGAAAAGAGTGACGGTGCCATCCAAGCTGCTTCGGTGCTGCGCTTGCAGGGGCAGCAGCTCGACCGCGCTGCTGTTCAAAGGAAGGGCGAACCCTGCGCTGATGGCTCGAACGGTTTCACTGCGCTGGTGAACTGGCTTGAAGCGTTGGATGGCAATTGTTCTGTGATCGTGGATGCTGAGAGGCAGGAGCAACTGGATGCACTCGGGGCGGCAGTGCAACAGCTGCAGGGCAGGCGTCGCCTCCTGTTTCGATCTGCTGCGAGCCTGATCAATGGGCTGGTTGACGGCGGCAGACAGCCCATCGGTCCGCAGCCTCTGGAGGTTCGTGACCTGGTGAATCTGCGTCGCTGTGATCCAAGCGGCAATTGGCTTCCTGGGCTCGTCTTGGTGGGATCTCATGTTCCTCTGGCAGACCAGCAGCTAAGGGCCTTACTTGGCGAGTCAGGTTGCAGCGGACTCGAGCTGCCGGTGGCCCGTATTGCCAGGGTGCTTGAAGGGAGTACCCCTGATTGGCTGTTGGCTGACCTGGAGCTCGAATGGTTGCAATCGATACAGGAGGTTTTGGGTCGGCAACAGACACCCGTGCTCTACACCAGTCGTGGAGAGCTTCATTTCGGAGAGGGGCAGGCCGCTGATCGTCGTCGTTTGCGCTTTGGCCTGGCTCTTGCCCAGCTCACAGCACGGCTGGTCGCAGCGTTCGCCCCACAGCTTGGCTACTTGATCAGCAAGGGGGGGATCACTACAGGCAGCCTTCTCGCTGATGGCCTGGGGCTGGGGACAGTGCTGCTGGAGGGACAGTTGATGCTGGGGCTTTCGATGGTGCGGCCGTTGCCTGACGATGGCATCTCTGGTGTGGCGGGTCTTCCTGTGATCACATTCCCCGGCAATCTTGGTGATGGCCAAACACTCGCGCAGGCCTGGAGATTGATGGAACAACTTGAAGCTGGCTGA
- a CDS encoding alpha-hydroxy acid oxidase, whose translation MNQNVSAPRVVNVSDLRDLAKKRLPKMVFGYIDSGADREQTLAQNCSAYNEILFRPRCAVATPEVELKISVLGQNFNLPFLLGPVGSSRMFYPQGEVVAAREAGKAGTGYTLSTLSGCRLEDVKQATDCPAWYQLYLLGGRDVALKTIERAKSAGFSAIVLTIDTPVSGLRELDVRNGTKELLSQNPLTMLPFLPQMLAKPCWLSQWFGDGGLMNFPNVVLENGPMGYTEIGPALEQSVVTWDDLKWIREAWGGKLIIKGVHIGDDARKAVDLGVDAVVVSNHGARQLDSVAPTIRVLPEIVKAVNGEIDVLMDGGIRRGSDVVKAYCLGAKGVLIGRAYAYGLAAGGGPGVARAIEILKTDIIRTMKLLGCDSVHKLDHSYIQCPKSWEC comes from the coding sequence ATGAATCAAAATGTTTCCGCCCCACGAGTCGTCAATGTTTCCGATCTTCGAGATTTAGCTAAAAAGCGTTTGCCAAAAATGGTTTTTGGCTACATCGATAGTGGTGCCGATAGAGAACAGACATTGGCACAGAATTGCAGCGCTTACAATGAAATATTGTTCCGACCTCGGTGTGCAGTTGCAACACCTGAAGTTGAGTTAAAAATTTCAGTTTTGGGGCAGAATTTCAACTTGCCTTTTTTGCTTGGCCCTGTGGGCAGTAGCAGAATGTTTTATCCTCAAGGTGAAGTCGTTGCCGCCAGAGAAGCAGGCAAAGCAGGAACTGGATATACCCTTTCGACACTGTCAGGATGCCGGCTGGAAGATGTGAAGCAGGCCACTGATTGTCCTGCCTGGTACCAGCTTTACCTGCTTGGCGGGCGCGACGTCGCTCTCAAAACGATTGAACGCGCAAAATCTGCGGGATTCTCAGCGATTGTGCTCACAATCGATACACCGGTCTCTGGCTTGCGTGAGCTCGATGTTCGCAACGGAACCAAAGAACTGTTATCTCAGAACCCTCTGACGATGTTGCCATTTCTGCCGCAGATGTTGGCAAAGCCTTGCTGGCTGAGTCAATGGTTTGGAGATGGAGGGTTAATGAATTTCCCCAATGTGGTCCTTGAGAATGGACCGATGGGATACACCGAGATTGGACCAGCGCTGGAGCAATCTGTTGTCACTTGGGACGATCTCAAATGGATACGCGAAGCCTGGGGAGGCAAATTAATTATCAAGGGAGTTCATATCGGTGACGATGCACGCAAAGCAGTCGACCTTGGAGTCGATGCAGTAGTTGTGTCCAATCATGGTGCTCGACAGTTAGACAGCGTTGCACCAACCATTCGTGTTCTGCCTGAAATCGTGAAGGCCGTGAACGGGGAGATAGATGTCTTGATGGATGGTGGAATCCGACGAGGTAGTGACGTCGTCAAGGCTTATTGCCTGGGGGCCAAAGGAGTGCTGATCGGCAGAGCCTATGCCTACGGCCTTGCTGCTGGAGGCGGTCCTGGCGTTGCACGTGCCATCGAAATCTTGAAAACAGACATCATCAGAACCATGAAATTACTGGGCTGCGATTCGGTTCATAAGCTTGACCATTCCTACATTCAATGTCCTAAATCCTGGGAGTGCTGA
- the dld gene encoding D-lactate dehydrogenase has protein sequence MRQDRLQELEHELIALVGQQQVLTDSEQTKPYRTGIRVGHGVACAVVMPNNLLQLWQTLDLCVKLDKIIIIQAANTGLTGGSTPDGNDYDRDVVIINTLNLNKVILLKGGEQVVAFAGSSLYQLEEKLSPLGRGPHSVIGSSCIGASVVGGICNNSGGNLVNRGPAYTEYSLFARLNQNGTLELVNHLGIELGTCPEEILATLQQTDFNTEDLADCERLASDQEYQKRVREITSPIPARFNADQRRLREASGCAGKLAVFAVRLDTFPKPKQEKVFYLGTNNPKHLTELRKKILKNFTHLPDMGEYLHRSYFDGADLYCKDAFLAIKYFGTGFIPKLFGIKRNVDRVVSQWSSSLFPDHFSDRSLHCIARLAPDHLPSRMRAFRSQYEHHMIILASDQSIQETQTLLEQNWQGQDERSYFECSESEGKAALLHRYVAGNAPARYQILNKEGSGELLPLDVALPRNCETWHDILPEDILSQMAESFQMAHFLCMVFHWDFVVKKGVDATKLKKQILELLDQSGAKYPAEHNVGHLYKAETDLSNFYKKIDPTNSFNPGIGKMSKLKDYR, from the coding sequence ATGAGACAGGACCGTTTACAGGAATTGGAGCATGAGTTGATTGCCCTTGTAGGGCAACAGCAGGTGTTGACCGACAGTGAACAAACAAAGCCTTACAGAACAGGCATCCGTGTAGGGCACGGTGTGGCCTGCGCAGTGGTCATGCCAAACAACCTTTTGCAGCTTTGGCAAACCCTAGACCTATGCGTGAAACTCGACAAAATCATCATTATTCAGGCCGCGAATACTGGCCTCACAGGGGGTTCAACGCCTGACGGCAATGACTACGACAGAGATGTTGTGATTATCAACACGTTGAATCTAAACAAAGTCATTCTCTTAAAAGGAGGTGAACAAGTAGTCGCATTTGCAGGATCTAGTTTGTATCAACTAGAAGAAAAGCTATCGCCACTTGGGAGAGGACCTCATTCGGTGATCGGCTCATCATGCATTGGCGCATCTGTGGTTGGAGGCATCTGCAATAACTCAGGCGGAAATCTGGTCAATCGCGGCCCGGCTTACACAGAATACTCACTATTTGCACGGCTCAATCAAAACGGAACACTAGAGCTCGTGAATCATCTCGGCATCGAACTTGGCACATGCCCTGAAGAGATTCTGGCCACTCTTCAACAAACTGATTTCAACACAGAAGACTTGGCAGATTGTGAACGATTGGCATCTGACCAGGAGTACCAGAAGCGGGTCCGTGAGATCACCTCTCCAATCCCGGCACGATTCAATGCTGATCAACGACGCCTACGCGAAGCGAGTGGTTGCGCAGGAAAGCTTGCGGTATTTGCAGTCAGGCTGGACACATTCCCGAAGCCCAAGCAGGAAAAAGTGTTTTATCTAGGAACAAATAATCCGAAACACCTAACCGAGCTGCGCAAAAAGATTCTCAAGAATTTCACACATCTTCCAGACATGGGCGAGTATCTCCACCGTAGTTATTTTGATGGTGCAGATCTTTACTGCAAGGATGCCTTTCTTGCAATCAAATATTTCGGCACAGGCTTTATCCCCAAGTTGTTCGGAATCAAGAGAAACGTTGATCGAGTCGTCTCACAATGGTCAAGCTCACTATTTCCAGATCACTTTTCTGATCGATCTCTGCATTGCATCGCTCGACTTGCACCAGACCACCTGCCGTCCAGAATGAGAGCTTTTCGCAGTCAATACGAACACCACATGATTATTTTAGCCAGTGACCAATCCATCCAAGAAACCCAGACATTGCTTGAACAAAACTGGCAAGGTCAAGATGAGAGATCTTATTTTGAGTGCAGCGAATCCGAAGGGAAAGCAGCTTTACTCCATCGTTATGTTGCCGGGAATGCACCAGCTCGTTACCAGATCTTAAACAAGGAAGGCTCTGGAGAACTGCTGCCGCTTGATGTGGCCTTGCCCCGCAATTGCGAAACGTGGCACGACATTCTTCCTGAGGACATCCTCTCCCAGATGGCCGAATCATTCCAAATGGCACATTTCCTTTGCATGGTTTTTCACTGGGACTTTGTTGTGAAGAAAGGGGTCGATGCAACCAAACTAAAAAAGCAAATTTTAGAGCTTCTCGATCAATCAGGTGCTAAATATCCTGCTGAACATAATGTTGGTCACTTATACAAAGCCGAAACAGATCTGTCAAATTTTTACAAGAAGATCGACCCAACCAACAGCTTCAACCCTGGAATTGGCAAAATGTCAAAGCTCAAAGATTACCGGTAA
- a CDS encoding NADP-dependent isocitrate dehydrogenase, whose amino-acid sequence MAQFEKLTAPTEGTTIRFENGQPVVADNPIIPFIRGDGTGVDIWPATQKVLDAAVAKAYAGAKKIEWFKVYAGDEACDRYGTYQYLPEDTLEAIRTYGVAIKGPLTTPVGGGIRSLNVALRQIFDLYSCVRPCRYYAGTPSPHKRPQDLDVIVYRENTEDIYMGVEWEADDAVGQELRRHLNEVVIPANGKLGKRQIPEGAGIGIKPVSKHGSQRHIRKAIQHAMRLEGDKRHVTLVHKGNIMKFTEGAFRDWGYELATTEFRDVCITERESWILGNLEKDPSLSAQANARMIEPGYDSLTPEKKGSIDAEVQAVIDSIGASHGAGKWKQMVMVDDRIADSIFQQIQTRPQEYSILATLNLNGDYISDAAAAMVGGLGMAPGANIGENAAVFEATHGTAPKHAGLDRINPGSVILSGVMMLEFLGWQKAANLVIQGLSAAIADQQVTYDLARLMEPQVDPVSCSGFADAIIQRF is encoded by the coding sequence ATGGCTCAGTTCGAGAAGCTCACAGCCCCCACAGAGGGGACGACGATCCGCTTCGAGAATGGTCAGCCCGTGGTGGCCGACAACCCAATCATTCCCTTCATCCGCGGCGATGGAACAGGCGTGGACATCTGGCCCGCAACGCAGAAAGTGCTGGATGCTGCGGTAGCCAAGGCCTATGCGGGCGCCAAAAAAATCGAATGGTTCAAGGTCTACGCCGGCGATGAGGCCTGTGATCGCTACGGGACCTACCAATACCTGCCAGAAGACACTCTCGAAGCGATCCGCACCTACGGCGTTGCCATCAAAGGCCCCCTCACCACCCCCGTTGGTGGAGGCATCCGCTCACTGAATGTGGCACTGCGCCAAATCTTTGACCTGTACTCCTGTGTGCGTCCCTGCCGTTATTACGCAGGAACTCCCAGCCCCCACAAGCGTCCTCAGGATCTCGACGTGATCGTCTATCGGGAGAACACCGAAGACATCTATATGGGCGTGGAGTGGGAAGCCGACGATGCAGTTGGCCAGGAGCTGCGCAGACACCTCAATGAGGTGGTGATCCCAGCCAACGGCAAACTGGGCAAACGTCAGATTCCGGAAGGTGCAGGGATCGGCATCAAGCCAGTGAGCAAGCACGGAAGTCAACGCCACATCCGCAAGGCAATTCAACATGCGATGCGCTTGGAGGGCGATAAGCGCCACGTGACTTTGGTGCACAAAGGCAACATCATGAAATTCACGGAAGGTGCTTTCCGCGACTGGGGCTACGAGCTGGCCACCACTGAATTCCGTGATGTCTGCATCACTGAACGAGAAAGCTGGATTCTCGGCAATCTGGAGAAGGATCCGAGCTTGAGTGCGCAGGCAAACGCACGCATGATTGAGCCCGGTTACGACAGCCTCACCCCTGAAAAGAAAGGTTCAATTGATGCTGAAGTGCAAGCTGTAATTGACAGCATCGGCGCAAGTCATGGTGCTGGGAAATGGAAGCAGATGGTGATGGTGGACGATCGAATTGCTGACAGCATCTTTCAACAGATCCAGACACGACCGCAGGAATATTCAATCCTGGCAACACTCAATCTCAACGGCGATTACATCTCTGACGCCGCTGCCGCAATGGTGGGCGGTCTAGGAATGGCTCCTGGGGCAAACATTGGCGAAAACGCTGCAGTATTTGAGGCCACACATGGAACAGCCCCTAAACATGCCGGTCTGGACCGCATCAATCCAGGCTCGGTAATTCTCAGCGGTGTGATGATGCTGGAATTTCTAGGTTGGCAAAAAGCCGCTAATTTAGTCATTCAAGGGCTAAGCGCCGCAATCGCAGATCAACAAGTGACCTACGATCTTGCGAGATTAATGGAACCGCAGGTGGATCCTGTGAGCTGCAGCGGCTTTGCCGATGCGATCATCCAACGCTTCTGA
- a CDS encoding glycosyltransferase family 2 protein: MPKSEGVWVVAACFNEEDVITRFVERVLAVPGVDQLVLIDDGSSDATVERIRAWLQSHAGSRVTLLELTRNFGKEAAMLAGLDHVNGRCAAAVLIDSDLQHPPELIEEMVSQWRAGAEVVTAVRDDQDQESRLKVASAHWFYRVFNKVVDSIELQEGAGDYRLLDAAVLDAVTQLRESSRFSKGLLPWTGYSSVELPYQRVSRVGGQTSWSPLKLFGYAFDGIFSFSVLPLKMWTGIGILVSSLSLFYALLIILRTALFGVDVEGYASLMVAVLFIGGIQLIGIGVLGEYVGRIYVEAKSRPHYFIRRVHKS, translated from the coding sequence ATGCCGAAGTCAGAGGGTGTCTGGGTGGTGGCGGCCTGCTTCAACGAAGAGGATGTGATCACGCGGTTTGTGGAGCGTGTGCTTGCAGTGCCAGGCGTGGACCAGCTGGTGCTCATTGACGACGGATCCTCCGACGCAACCGTGGAACGCATTCGCGCCTGGTTGCAGAGTCATGCTGGTTCGCGTGTGACTTTGCTGGAACTCACACGCAACTTCGGCAAGGAAGCAGCGATGCTTGCCGGCCTTGACCATGTCAACGGCCGTTGCGCTGCTGCCGTGCTCATCGACTCAGATCTTCAGCACCCTCCGGAGCTGATTGAAGAGATGGTGAGTCAGTGGCGTGCCGGAGCTGAAGTGGTCACGGCGGTGCGTGATGACCAGGATCAGGAATCGCGCCTGAAGGTTGCCAGTGCCCACTGGTTTTATCGGGTGTTCAACAAGGTGGTGGATTCGATTGAGCTCCAGGAGGGGGCTGGTGATTACCGCCTGCTTGATGCCGCTGTTCTGGATGCGGTCACCCAGTTGCGCGAGTCCAGTCGATTCTCCAAAGGCCTTCTTCCTTGGACCGGCTATTCAAGTGTGGAGTTGCCTTATCAGCGGGTGAGCCGCGTGGGAGGGCAGACCTCGTGGAGTCCGCTCAAATTGTTCGGTTATGCATTCGATGGGATCTTTTCGTTCTCCGTCCTGCCTCTGAAGATGTGGACAGGGATCGGCATTTTGGTGTCCTCCCTCAGTCTTTTTTATGCGTTGCTGATCATCCTGCGCACAGCCTTGTTTGGAGTTGATGTAGAGGGTTATGCCTCACTGATGGTGGCGGTGCTGTTCATCGGTGGGATTCAGCTGATCGGCATCGGCGTCCTCGGGGAGTATGTCGGTCGGATCTATGTGGAGGCGAAGTCACGTCCCCACTACTTCATACGGCGAGTTCACAAGTCCTGA
- a CDS encoding ChbG/HpnK family deacetylase encodes MIPSTLRSRLSLYGLVGVAAATVHALVLLALGLLMPLWLANPLAFMAASLAGYLGHARFTFRPETGGQRFARRWLVIQYIVNLTVSGVLPLVLPNALGEPVRVAILVFTPTALNALIWSRAARFSKRRRDCLVTPRRHADDLGLSPATNQAILELASQGQLDSSSLLVNGPVATDGFHAWQKLTNTRPQLQLCLHLCLTEGPPSADPALVPDLVDCHGHLRRSFGQWLLLSLVPRRHPSRRRIEDQLGLEVDAQIQRFRSFCGDAPIHLDGHQHIHLVPIVLRAALARADDNGITWMRLTEEPLPTGLPMRCWGTAIRHLGLLKWLVLQLLSRRARPAIRRCGVASNQSFAGVLFTGQMAGDPLNAALRDLSSARPKQGCTPPLLLAHPSAPLDIDLSTKGFAVSQPFAASPWRQREWRALQDL; translated from the coding sequence ATGATTCCGAGCACTCTCAGATCCCGACTCAGCCTCTATGGGCTGGTGGGAGTGGCAGCCGCAACTGTGCATGCCCTGGTGTTGTTGGCACTGGGCTTGTTGATGCCGCTGTGGCTGGCGAATCCATTGGCATTTATGGCCGCCTCACTGGCCGGCTATTTGGGGCACGCTCGCTTCACCTTCCGCCCCGAAACCGGTGGGCAACGCTTCGCTCGACGCTGGCTCGTCATTCAATACATAGTCAATCTCACAGTGAGTGGCGTCTTGCCTCTCGTCCTGCCAAACGCACTGGGCGAGCCCGTGCGCGTCGCGATCCTGGTGTTCACCCCCACAGCACTGAATGCCCTGATCTGGTCACGGGCTGCACGGTTCAGCAAGCGGCGGAGGGATTGCCTCGTCACCCCACGACGCCACGCCGATGATCTCGGGCTGAGCCCTGCCACCAATCAGGCCATTCTTGAACTCGCCAGTCAGGGCCAGCTGGACAGCAGCAGCCTGCTGGTGAATGGGCCTGTGGCGACCGATGGCTTTCATGCCTGGCAGAAACTGACAAACACTCGTCCTCAACTGCAACTCTGTTTGCACCTCTGCCTCACCGAAGGACCTCCGAGCGCTGACCCAGCGTTGGTTCCTGATTTGGTGGATTGCCACGGTCATCTGAGGCGATCCTTTGGACAGTGGTTGTTGCTCTCGCTGGTACCGCGCCGACATCCTTCTCGCCGCCGGATCGAAGACCAACTTGGACTAGAAGTGGACGCCCAGATCCAACGCTTCCGCAGCTTCTGCGGTGATGCACCCATTCATCTGGATGGCCATCAGCACATTCACTTGGTCCCGATCGTGCTGAGGGCCGCTCTGGCCAGAGCTGACGACAACGGCATCACCTGGATGCGCCTAACCGAGGAACCTCTACCCACTGGCCTGCCCATGCGCTGCTGGGGGACGGCCATCCGTCATTTAGGACTGCTGAAGTGGCTGGTGCTCCAACTGCTCAGCCGCAGAGCTAGGCCGGCCATCCGGCGCTGCGGAGTTGCCAGCAATCAGAGCTTCGCCGGAGTTCTGTTCACCGGACAAATGGCAGGAGATCCACTCAATGCAGCCCTAAGAGATCTGAGCAGCGCACGACCTAAACAAGGATGTACGCCACCGCTTCTGTTGGCCCACCCCAGTGCTCCCCTCGACATCGACCTCTCCACAAAAGGTTTTGCCGTGTCTCAACCCTTCGCCGCCTCACCCTGGAGACAACGTGAATGGCGCGCTCTTCAGGACTTGTGA
- a CDS encoding biliverdin-producing heme oxygenase, which produces MSVALAAQLREGTKKAHTMAENTGFVSCFLKGVVDKSSYRKLVADLYFVYSAMEEEVDQLKDHPVVGPVAMEQLNRRESLEKDLVYYFGENWKEEIQPSPSAVSYVGRIHEVAKESPELLVGHHYTRYMGDLSGGQILKNIAQKAMNMDGDDGLRFYVFDEIADEKSFKTTYRATMDELPIDQDTADRIVEEANNAFHLNMHMFKELEGNLVAAIGKVLFGFLTRRQRSGSTETAAA; this is translated from the coding sequence ATGTCCGTAGCTCTGGCTGCTCAGCTCCGTGAAGGCACCAAGAAAGCTCACACGATGGCCGAGAACACCGGTTTCGTTAGCTGCTTCCTCAAGGGTGTCGTCGATAAATCCAGCTATCGCAAGCTCGTTGCTGACCTCTACTTCGTTTACTCCGCTATGGAGGAAGAAGTGGATCAACTCAAGGATCACCCTGTGGTGGGACCCGTGGCGATGGAGCAGCTGAACCGTCGTGAGTCTCTTGAGAAGGATCTTGTTTATTACTTCGGTGAAAACTGGAAAGAAGAGATCCAGCCTTCTCCCTCCGCCGTCTCTTATGTCGGGCGAATCCATGAAGTGGCGAAGGAGTCACCCGAACTGCTTGTGGGTCATCACTACACCCGTTATATGGGTGACCTCTCCGGTGGTCAGATCCTCAAGAACATCGCTCAGAAAGCGATGAACATGGATGGAGATGACGGTCTGCGTTTCTACGTGTTCGACGAAATCGCTGACGAGAAGTCTTTTAAGACGACCTATCGCGCCACCATGGATGAGCTGCCGATCGACCAGGACACCGCGGATCGCATCGTTGAGGAGGCGAACAACGCTTTTCACTTGAACATGCATATGTTCAAGGAGCTTGAGGGAAATCTTGTTGCGGCCATCGGCAAGGTGCTATTTGGCTTTCTGACTCGCCGTCAGCGCAGTGGCAGCACAGAAACTGCTGCTGCTTGA